From the genome of Maniola hyperantus chromosome 9, iAphHyp1.2, whole genome shotgun sequence:
CTTGGGATGCAAAACGGCGGGGAACATCTGCACACTGCGAGACCCGTCTCCTAGTTTCTCCCCCACCATGCCCGTCTTCGCACAGTCTGCCAGGAAGCCGCCGAAAAAGAGCTGTACATCAGGGTTGTCTTCAGCTGGGTCTGAATACTTGGTGTTGATGAGTGCTGTTACTTCAGAAATACCTGGAAACGATACGCAATAAGTATAGGATCATTACGTTTGGcaaaaaaagcggtgatagcctagtggttaagcattggcctcctattcggagagTGCGGGTTTCCGTCCCGGGCCTCCGACATTTCggagttgtacctacctatgtgcaCTTTAAGCaattacatatcacttgctttaaaaatGAAGGAAAATCTTAAGGAAACCTGCGTGAGTGAAAGTTCTACATAGTACATAGTAGTATTTTAGATGTTTCTACGTAATGCTTATTCTTATGAttgttgagatgatgatgatgacgtttaGCAAATGTGGGTTAACAGGCTATATCTAGCTTAAAAAACCCGGccaggtgcgagtcagactcgcgcaccaagggttccgtactacagaagaagtaaaaaggTAAGATTCACTTTTACCGAACcgcaaaacaaactttgtttgtagaggtttattgttaataaaaactatgatagcgttggttttatttttcctgtaaaatatacatttttctATTGACTATGATTAAGTATTTCAGATTCTTAGATTGGTAAACTTCGGAAATAAAAGGGtaacggtatttttttcgacattttgaacgaaaAATCataaactatattattatgcataaaataaataaaaatctgttttagaatgtacctacagctcAAGCCCTTTCCTATGCTGTGGGGTAGCTTGGTAaagttagttatcttactttcaaaattgaaaatactaattattattagttgtgacgtaaccaaaaattcacggttttcagatttttccctttgcttgtaggtactataagatctaccttatatctgccaaatttcatgattctaggtcaaccggaagtaccctaAGTATACgtttctttacagacacgacagatagacagacaacaaagtgatcctataaggttttcttttgaggtatggaagcctaaaaataaatgaatacacACCAGTTCCAGACATGAGTCCATCTCTAAACAGCAAATACTCCATGGCGGTGGCCCAGTTCAGAGGCGCCGTATTGTTATCGTTAACGTGGAAGTTAAGAAAGTGGGCTACGTGGTTGTGCAGGTTGCGGCCCACTGCTGGCAGTTTGTGGACCACTTTGACCCCCGCACGGGACAACACTTCAGGGTCGCCTATACCGCTTAGTTGAAGAATTTGAGGAGACGCTACTGCACCGGCGCTGGAAACATTTCATTTGTTATAGACACCTCCCGTGAAAGACGGACAGAAAACTCACAGCCTACGGGTGGtaaggttgaaatagcaatcggggagggaacaccccgcataCCCGTGGTAGCCCAGTCATATATGGTggcccagtgcgggcgagcgcgggtgacctgcgggtgtgcggggcgtccctccgcctcatctcgatctgtcgcgtactatagttataggtaggtacacacacTTCTTCCGATATgagttaatattatgtacttaaaatccaatgatattagaagaaaataggtagatacgttatacgcggaccgcaagtggcacgttaaaactaagctaattagcaaacctgagctcagtcgcccgctgtcgtcgcgctatcgacgacgtcgttgatagtaatgtgtattttgttttcgtctcccaaaacaaccgaaaatgccgtcgtgtgtgatgagattctgcacaaactacacaagcaaggtttccaaaagtcaaggaatcacatttcattcgtaagtaaaactatttcttttatataattcgtatttttcacttatttaacaataacaaactcgtgcacgttcgtgtaaaatgcaactcattgcaatttcgaccttatgtcacatgccataagtacgtatcaagttatcgttgtacgtattttaaagtttccgatcaaagaatataaaataaacagataggtttcttctgagtattgacaattcaaatagtgtgcatatttcctgttttagggaaggatttaatttaatttaatttttattatttttgttatagcggcaatagaaatacattctgtgaaaatttcaactgtctacttattacggcttacgagatacagcccgctgacagatggacgtacagacagcggaggtttagtaatagggtcccgttggcaccccttgggcacggaaccctaaaaacgagcggaaccgcgggaaaaagctagttcgtaatatattaaataccacagtataaggtttttattttactatacaactacagttgtaggcataaatcggcattagccgaaaagacttcacggtttttttttttctttggagtttctagtatACCGTCTCGttccgtctcttttacgctcgcattattaggcatatatccgtccttcttccactcttctgtgcaggacgaggtagtgcaaaatataaccgtctctttttcgtgcgcaactgaagctgaggttattagttcaccgtcctttactctctgttgtgtgaggttaaaatactatctatgcgtttatgtgtgttgagtctttcggcgctgacgcagcgtgccattaataaacatcgaatttgatataagtaacctatctacctctttttcttctaatatcattgttaaAATCTatatgttttatattattttctgatcTGGACACTATTAGGTACAAGTGATgagtaggtacatcatcatACCTCACAATAATTTCATTGTTGGCAAATATAACTTCGGTGCCGCCAAAGCTGTTCCTCACTTCCACCGCGTAAGCTTGCCTGGTGGTCTGGTTGATCAGCACCTTAGTGACAGTGGCGTTCAGCATCACGTGCAAGTTGGGGCGGTCCTTGGCTGGGCGGAGGAATGCTCGGGCTACACTTAGACGGGATCCGTTGCGATTGGTCGTCTGGGCTATGGAGAAGCCTGTGTGATGCTCGCCGTTTAGATCAACGACTTTGTATCCTGTCAAGTAGAATTACATTTTGGTCGGTCTCTATGTTCTATGATTACGGCATCTGTTcatgcaataaataataattcttatcataattaattatatataaaaaatacctacctaataaaatttgTTTCTGTAATAAATATTAGGTTACTTAAATATAATTGGAGTTACAAAGAACATAAGAACTGCTTAAAAATTCCTATTGGATGTATTATGTCATACCTAATTCCTCTCCAGCTTTTATAAGACTGTAACTCAAAGGAGGATGGTACGGGAACTGCGACACTGTCAGAGGTCCACCAGTGGCATGGTAACCCCTGTCCATTTCTTCGATCTGTTTATTGTCTTCAGACTTGAGGAAGTAAGGCAGCACGTCTTCGTACGCCCATCCTTCGTTGCCCGCTGCCGCCCAGCCGTCATAGTCCTTGTGGGATCCTCGCATGTACATCATGCCATTCATTACTGAGGTACCACCTAGCACCTGAtcagaaaataaaatgaaatttatgaatgaatgaaactTGAAAATGATACTTATTACTAAGGTCCGATTTTtgaattacttttatttatttactgagGAACGTTTTGACAGCTCAATTGCTTGGCTGAGTATGCTAGGTAGGCTTTCAAGTAGTCAGTCACAAGGCCTGGGCTGGGTTCGATTAATGAGTGATCAATTTTTAGTGATTTTACTTAGTCTGGTTGAGACGCTTTCGTGCCAGTTATTGCCACAATCATATCGACAAAGCCGAATGTATACTACAAGGACCTGCGAATTGCGATATCTAAGTACgttgattttaaatttataagaTGAGAGACAGCTATTtattatatagtccgcgacaggttgagatagcaaccggggtatgaggcgggggacgccccgcacacccgcatgtcactcgcgctcgccccgccgggttagcacgggggctgtgcggatgtgcggggcgttccctccccgattgtcatctcgacctctcgcgtactatagttattatttctaatttgaatgttttttttttcaaaaaagtacAATCCTCTTTACGGAACGGATGTTAAAGTTACGAGTACCTTTCCTCTGGGCCAGTAGCATTTTTTATCCTTTTCACCAAGACAAGCTGCCGGTTCTGGCTCCGTTTTGTATCCCCAGTCTATACTCGATCCTATGAAGTTCAGGAACATGGAAGGCACTTGGGCGCCTGTAGGCTCGTCGAAACCTTGaaaggttttttataaaatttaaattattttaaggtTAATTTAGTAAAAAGATTCGTGGTACCTAA
Proteins encoded in this window:
- the Gld gene encoding glucose dehydrogenase [FAD, quinone], which codes for MAITCDCPMAQPGPTLAATCGGGAFMLFMGLLEVFLRSQCDLEDPCGRAQFRRHMDSVYDFIVVGGGSAGSVVAARLSEVPEWRVLLLEAGFDEPTGAQVPSMFLNFIGSSIDWGYKTEPEPAACLGEKDKKCYWPRGKVLGGTSVMNGMMYMRGSHKDYDGWAAAGNEGWAYEDVLPYFLKSEDNKQIEEMDRGYHATGGPLTVSQFPYHPPLSYSLIKAGEELGYKVVDLNGEHHTGFSIAQTTNRNGSRLSVARAFLRPAKDRPNLHVMLNATVTKVLINQTTRQAYAVEVRNSFGGTEVIFANNEIIVSAGAVASPQILQLSGIGDPEVLSRAGVKVVHKLPAVGRNLHNHVAHFLNFHVNDNNTAPLNWATAMEYLLFRDGLMSGTGISEVTALINTKYSDPAEDNPDVQLFFGGFLADCAKTGMVGEKLGDGSRSVQMFPAVLHPKSRGRLEIGSADPFAYPKIYANYLTHPDDVKTLVEGIKFAIKLSETKALKKYGMKLDRTPVKGCEKIKFGCDAYWECAVRMQTAPENHQAGSCKMGPRGDPTAVVDNLLQVQGIDRLRVADASIMPAVTSGNTNAPTIMIGERAADFIKRRWLGATNAPYPVSSDGGVSNLLSVSESRYPGWQLWG